GTCCTACGTGAATACCGGCTACAACCGGATCTTCCATGTAACTTTGGCTGATTCGCCAGTATGCCTGATGCAGTTGCGGGGAAGTGATCCCGTTTTGCAGGGCGTTGTATGCTTCCATAAAGGCGGCAAGATGGTCGCAGAGTTTGAGCAACTCGCCGTCTTTGGGATCGTAGGAGTCGTCATTGTAACGGGCATCAAGTTCATCTGTGGAAACTTTTTTGGCAAAACCGCCGACTATAGCCGCGGCGTCAAATTCAGAACCTGTTTCCACCCCTAGAAAATAGCCCAGCCGATCCGCTATCTGGTCGTAGCCGTTTTCCTTTAGTGGAGCCATTATCCGTCTTTCCATTTCCTGATCTTCGTATTCCCTGATCAATTCGCCGATGGTGGGGTCTGATTTCTTCACCGGGGAGATAATGTCGCGAGTTAGCAGTTCCGGGATATCGTGGAATAGTCCGCTAAAGAAATTATTTTGCTTTCTGGACGGACAAGCCCCTTTTTCAAGGCTGAAGAACCATGCGAATGTTGCCACAATGAAGACGTGCCCCAGCACGGATGTTTCCGGGACACGCGGAGTCTGGGACCAGCGTGTCTGGAAGCGCAGCCGCCCGCAGAGGTCGGCAAATCTGCCCAGCGGGGTTGATTCCGAATGAAGTAATTCGCTTACTCCTTCAAGGTCGGAATAGGATTTCAAACGGTCAATGAAACTTTGTTCAATTCCGGTCAGTTCATCATCCATCTGGTTCAGATGTTTAAGCAGCTTGAATTCGGAATAGCTGGCATACATGTGTGAGGCATCTAAAATTTGACGGGAGAGTGAATTCTCATCGGGATTGATATAATATTCGGTAAGTCTTTCCCAGAATTCTTTGCCCAGCGGCATGAGTCGCGGTCTGAGCTGCTTGAGTACCCACTTGGTAAGTTTTTGGTAATGTTCAGGGTTTTCCTTGATGCGGTAGAATACCGGGGGCTTGATGTCGGTGATAACCATGCGGAAAAGGTACTCGAAAATGCCGCCCTCTACGATTTCATTGCCCAGTCTGATCTTTTCTCTTGTTTCCAGCTTTTCCCCGTTAAGGACGAAGAGAATCCAAGCGGCAATCA
This DNA window, taken from Marinifilum sp. JC120, encodes the following:
- a CDS encoding HD domain-containing protein; translated protein: MPIIRKSLLQLIFSGSFMKRWNDKLRPMELVEVDKQAHKMIAAWILFVLNGEKLETREKIRLGNEIVEGGIFEYLFRMVITDIKPPVFYRIKENPEHYQKLTKWVLKQLRPRLMPLGKEFWERLTEYYINPDENSLSRQILDASHMYASYSEFKLLKHLNQMDDELTGIEQSFIDRLKSYSDLEGVSELLHSESTPLGRFADLCGRLRFQTRWSQTPRVPETSVLGHVFIVATFAWFFSLEKGACPSRKQNNFFSGLFHDIPELLTRDIISPVKKSDPTIGELIREYEDQEMERRIMAPLKENGYDQIADRLGYFLGVETGSEFDAAAIVGGFAKKVSTDELDARYNDDSYDPKDGELLKLCDHLAAFMEAYNALQNGITSPQLHQAYWRISQSYMEDPVVAGIHVGPLLADFE